The following proteins are co-located in the Sporolituus thermophilus DSM 23256 genome:
- a CDS encoding NADH-quinone oxidoreductase subunit J family protein — protein sequence MDKLVYTAAFYVLTALTLAAAAGVVFKRNLVHSALLLALTFIGVAGLYVLLQADFLAAVQVLVYNGAVAVIVVIGVMVTQRGDMKSSNPSNSLGWKAAAVTAIFTGMIVAAIAATPWQLAAAPPSAATAPAIAEILLRDFAVAFETAAVLLLVAMMGAIILAKGVDKT from the coding sequence GTGGATAAACTGGTTTATACCGCTGCCTTTTATGTGTTAACGGCCCTGACGCTTGCCGCCGCTGCCGGCGTTGTCTTTAAGCGTAACTTGGTCCACAGTGCTTTGCTGCTGGCCCTTACCTTTATCGGGGTGGCCGGTCTGTATGTTTTGCTCCAGGCCGATTTTCTCGCTGCCGTTCAGGTGCTGGTGTACAATGGGGCGGTGGCCGTCATTGTTGTTATCGGGGTCATGGTTACGCAGCGCGGCGACATGAAAAGTAGCAACCCCAGCAACAGTCTGGGATGGAAGGCGGCGGCCGTTACCGCTATTTTCACCGGGATGATCGTTGCCGCCATTGCCGCGACGCCGTGGCAGCTGGCGGCAGCGCCGCCGTCGGCCGCAACAGCCCCGGCGATTGCCGAAATCCTGCTGCGCGATTTTGCCGTGGCCTTCGAGACGGCGGCAGTGCTGCTGCTAGTGGCCATGATGGGCGCCATTATTTTGGCCAAAGGGGTGGATAAGACATGA
- a CDS encoding NADH-quinone oxidoreductase subunit C, giving the protein MNVKMPVLECLNEIAASGGGVEIAAAGVEPVLLVMAGSLKTILKRLKEDERCRFDFLSSLTAVEYPAYFEVVYHLYSLPLGHRATVKTRVAKDDPQVPSVADLWPTAIFQEREAYDLLGVVFTGHPGLTRILLPEGFDGHPLRKDYKLPPRLGMR; this is encoded by the coding sequence ATGAACGTTAAAATGCCGGTATTGGAATGTTTAAATGAAATCGCTGCTAGCGGCGGTGGGGTGGAGATAGCGGCCGCCGGTGTCGAGCCTGTTCTGCTCGTGATGGCTGGTAGCCTGAAGACTATCTTAAAGCGGTTGAAAGAGGACGAGCGGTGCCGCTTTGACTTTTTAAGCAGTCTTACGGCAGTGGAGTATCCCGCTTATTTCGAGGTTGTCTACCACCTCTACTCTCTGCCGCTGGGGCACCGTGCGACCGTAAAGACGCGGGTGGCCAAGGACGACCCGCAGGTGCCGTCGGTCGCCGACTTGTGGCCGACCGCTATTTTCCAGGAGCGCGAGGCCTATGACCTGTTGGGCGTCGTTTTCACCGGGCATCCTGGTCTAACCCGCATTTTGTTGCCCGAAGGCTTTGACGGTCACCCGCTCCGCAAGGATTATAAGTTGCCGCCGCGGCTGGGAATGAGGTGA
- a CDS encoding NADH-quinone oxidoreductase subunit B: MEVKHGFSGDDRQELLAKNIILTTVETVLNWARGNSLWPLTSGLACCAIEMMCAASGRFDLARFGYEVFRPSPRQADLLIAAGTLTWKMAPVLKRLYEQMPEPKYVIAMGSCANTGGPFADSYAVVPGVDYVIPVDVYIPGCPPRPEALIHGILQLKQKIRNPGVVRAIAHER; encoded by the coding sequence ATGGAAGTAAAGCATGGCTTTTCCGGTGATGATCGGCAAGAATTGCTAGCGAAGAATATCATACTGACTACTGTCGAAACCGTCCTGAACTGGGCGCGGGGCAACTCCTTATGGCCGCTTACCTCCGGTCTGGCCTGCTGCGCCATCGAGATGATGTGCGCGGCTAGCGGCCGCTTTGACCTGGCTCGTTTTGGCTATGAAGTGTTCCGGCCGTCGCCGCGCCAGGCCGACCTTTTGATTGCGGCCGGGACGCTGACCTGGAAGATGGCTCCGGTGCTCAAGCGCCTGTATGAGCAAATGCCTGAACCAAAGTATGTAATTGCCATGGGCAGTTGTGCCAATACGGGTGGACCCTTTGCCGACTCGTATGCGGTCGTTCCCGGCGTTGATTACGTTATTCCCGTGGATGTCTACATTCCTGGCTGTCCGCCCCGGCCGGAGGCACTAATCCACGGTATTCTGCAGCTTAAACAGAAAATCCGGAACCCGGGCGTGGTGAGGGCGATTGCGCATGAACGTTAA
- the nuoH gene encoding NADH-quinone oxidoreductase subunit NuoH, whose product MDEKSGLIILAARLRDFLGRYMEGGAIDVAMMFVGIGAILGVILTAAIVLVYAERKVSAFMQMRVGPNRVGPWGLLQTVADMLKLLAKEDIRPHGVERRIWALAPVLLFVPAAAAYAVLPFDDGAIFADLNIGIFYFIAVSSQATIPFLMAGWASNNKYALIGGMRTVAQMISYEIPLVFSLLGVVMLVGSMRMGDIVAAQRDLWFICLQPVAFLVYVIAATAETNRTPFDLVEAESEIIAGPFTEYSGMRWSFFFLAEYANLVAVSAIAVTLFLGGWNGPWLPGWLWFILKTAVMIFIFMWFRWTFPRIRVDQLMSFGWKVLLPIALANIVVTGIGIYVYKMIG is encoded by the coding sequence ATGGATGAAAAGAGCGGACTCATAATCTTGGCCGCAAGGCTACGCGATTTTTTGGGGCGGTACATGGAAGGCGGCGCGATTGATGTGGCCATGATGTTTGTCGGTATCGGCGCCATCTTAGGCGTCATTCTCACCGCGGCTATCGTTCTTGTTTATGCCGAGCGCAAGGTGAGCGCCTTTATGCAGATGCGGGTCGGACCAAACCGGGTTGGACCATGGGGGCTGCTGCAGACGGTTGCCGATATGCTTAAACTGCTGGCGAAAGAGGATATCAGGCCCCATGGCGTAGAACGGCGGATTTGGGCGCTTGCCCCGGTGCTATTGTTCGTCCCGGCAGCGGCGGCCTATGCCGTTTTACCGTTTGACGACGGCGCGATTTTTGCTGATCTCAATATCGGCATTTTCTATTTCATCGCCGTTTCGTCCCAGGCAACCATTCCCTTTCTAATGGCCGGCTGGGCTTCAAACAACAAATATGCCCTGATCGGCGGCATGCGCACCGTCGCCCAGATGATCAGCTATGAAATACCGTTGGTGTTTTCGCTGTTAGGTGTTGTCATGCTGGTAGGGTCGATGCGCATGGGCGACATTGTCGCGGCCCAGCGTGACCTTTGGTTCATTTGTCTGCAGCCGGTTGCGTTTCTTGTCTATGTTATCGCCGCTACGGCCGAAACGAACCGGACTCCCTTCGACCTGGTGGAGGCCGAGTCAGAAATCATTGCCGGCCCCTTTACCGAGTATAGCGGTATGCGCTGGTCGTTCTTCTTTCTGGCTGAATATGCCAACTTAGTGGCTGTTTCCGCGATTGCCGTCACCCTGTTTTTGGGCGGTTGGAACGGCCCCTGGCTGCCGGGGTGGCTTTGGTTCATCCTGAAAACGGCTGTTATGATTTTTATATTCATGTGGTTTCGCTGGACATTCCCGCGCATCCGCGTGGATCAGCTTATGTCGTTTGGCTGGAAAGTGCTGCTGCCGATCGCCCTCGCCAATATTGTCGTCACCGGCATCGGCATCTATGTCTACAAAATGATTGGTTAG
- a CDS encoding NADH-quinone oxidoreductase subunit D, with the protein MTRTEVYTLNMGPQHPSTHGVLRVVLELDGETVVRATPEFGYLHRGIEKLAEKLTYQQITPYTDRLDYLSAMGNNLGYCQAVEKLMGLTVPERAEYLRIIMVELNRIASHLIFLGSIAIDLGGSTGLMYAFRDRERILDLFDLACGARLTYNYIRIGGVMADVPPEFPDAVRCFLDDFPAMLEEYHGLITGNEIFYYRLKDTAIISGERALALGLTGPVLRASGVDYDLRKAEPYGIYDRFDFRVPLGSKGDNWDRYLVRMEEMAESARIVRQALDQLPAGPVMAQVPKVIKPPAGEVYHRIENPRGELGYYIVSDGSTKPYRFHVRRPSFINLAVVDELCRGGKVADVVAVLATLDPVMGEVDC; encoded by the coding sequence GTGACGAGAACGGAAGTTTATACCCTGAACATGGGCCCCCAGCACCCTAGTACGCACGGCGTGCTCCGCGTCGTTCTCGAATTGGACGGCGAGACGGTAGTGAGAGCCACGCCAGAATTCGGCTACCTGCACCGGGGCATCGAAAAACTGGCGGAAAAGCTGACGTATCAGCAAATTACTCCTTACACCGACCGACTGGATTATCTATCCGCCATGGGCAATAATCTGGGCTACTGCCAGGCAGTGGAGAAACTGATGGGCTTGACCGTGCCCGAGCGGGCCGAGTATTTGCGCATCATTATGGTCGAACTCAATCGCATTGCCAGTCACCTGATTTTTCTTGGTTCCATCGCTATTGACCTGGGTGGCAGTACCGGCCTTATGTACGCTTTCCGCGACCGCGAACGCATTTTGGACCTGTTTGATTTAGCTTGCGGTGCGCGGCTGACTTACAACTATATCCGCATTGGCGGCGTCATGGCCGATGTGCCGCCTGAATTTCCTGATGCCGTCCGCTGTTTTCTCGACGATTTCCCCGCGATGCTGGAAGAATACCATGGCCTTATCACCGGCAACGAAATTTTTTATTACCGGCTCAAAGATACGGCGATCATCAGCGGCGAGCGAGCGCTGGCCCTGGGCCTGACCGGGCCGGTGCTGCGGGCGTCGGGCGTGGATTACGACCTGCGCAAGGCTGAACCGTACGGCATTTATGACCGCTTTGACTTTCGGGTGCCGCTGGGCAGCAAGGGTGACAACTGGGACCGCTACCTGGTGCGCATGGAGGAAATGGCGGAAAGCGCCCGTATTGTCCGTCAAGCCCTTGACCAGCTGCCAGCAGGCCCGGTCATGGCGCAAGTGCCCAAAGTCATCAAACCCCCTGCCGGGGAGGTTTATCATCGCATCGAAAATCCCCGGGGTGAACTGGGCTATTATATCGTGAGCGATGGCAGTACGAAACCATACCGCTTCCACGTCCGGCGGCCGTCGTTTATCAACCTTGCCGTCGTGGACGAACTGTGTCGGGGCGGTAAGGTGGCTGACGTAGTGGCCGTGCTGGCCACGCTTGACCCGGTCATGGGCGAAGTAGACTGCTAA
- a CDS encoding NuoI/complex I 23 kDa subunit family protein, with amino-acid sequence MFGKGLLTGMLITLKRFFGRPNTVQYPDERLPMTARFRGGALTLDINSCIACGLCAMACPNQAIGLATTVDESKKKRLTSYIHYTGLCLYCNLCLEACPVKALTWDQNYEAACYLRQNLDVDCLAVARRRLALSAAAESALTEGRIVSG; translated from the coding sequence ATGTTTGGCAAAGGCTTACTGACCGGCATGCTCATTACCTTAAAACGGTTTTTTGGGCGCCCTAATACTGTTCAATATCCTGACGAGAGGCTGCCAATGACGGCGCGGTTTCGCGGTGGCGCTCTGACTTTAGATATTAATAGCTGCATTGCCTGCGGCCTGTGCGCCATGGCCTGCCCTAATCAGGCTATCGGCCTGGCGACGACGGTGGATGAAAGCAAGAAGAAAAGACTCACCAGCTATATTCATTACACTGGACTGTGTTTGTACTGCAATCTTTGTCTGGAGGCCTGTCCGGTCAAGGCGCTAACTTGGGATCAAAACTATGAGGCGGCTTGCTATTTACGCCAAAATCTCGATGTTGATTGTCTGGCCGTCGCCCGTCGGCGACTGGCGCTGTCGGCTGCCGCCGAATCTGCTTTGACCGAAGGGAGGATTGTCAGTGGATAA
- a CDS encoding NADH-quinone oxidoreductase subunit A, translating into MLTEYGGIGLLMIVALLFPFIPLFVSSLLQTKKPTAEKLSTYECGMDTIGRTWVQFKSSYFLYALVFVVFDIETVFLYPWAVKYQLLGTYAFVEMFIFIAILVIGLWYAWKKGALEWK; encoded by the coding sequence ATGTTGACAGAGTATGGCGGTATCGGACTATTGATGATAGTGGCCCTGCTTTTTCCGTTTATTCCTTTGTTTGTTTCCTCGCTGCTGCAGACCAAGAAGCCTACGGCGGAAAAACTTAGCACTTATGAGTGCGGCATGGACACCATCGGCCGGACCTGGGTTCAATTCAAAAGTAGTTACTTTCTGTACGCGCTGGTTTTTGTCGTTTTTGACATCGAAACGGTATTTTTATATCCATGGGCGGTAAAGTACCAGCTGCTGGGCACCTATGCCTTTGTCGAAATGTTCATCTTCATTGCCATCTTGGTTATCGGCCTTTGGTATGCCTGGAAGAAAGGGGCATTGGAATGGAAGTAA
- a CDS encoding ketopantoate reductase family protein, whose product MKIVIIGAGAMGSLFGGRLAQAGEEVWLLDVWEEHVAAIRAHGLTLVDTAAETSIRLNATTQADAVGQADLVIIFVKAYATQAAARTAAGLLGPATTVLTLQNGLGNAETLAKVLGAERVAVGTTAMGATLLGPGRIKCGGHGPTHIGSFSGGATPRLHDIATIFTRAGIPTVVDNNANALVWGKLIINVGINAITALTGIPNGQVMANAETRELVRLAVAEAEAVARASGISLPAADYFDQVAAVAQATRDNRSSMLQDVTHRRRTEIDAINGAIVAAGQRLGIPTPVNETLTLLVKTLEKTYLV is encoded by the coding sequence GTGAAAATTGTCATTATTGGCGCCGGCGCCATGGGCTCGCTGTTCGGCGGCCGTCTGGCCCAGGCCGGCGAGGAAGTATGGCTGCTTGATGTCTGGGAGGAGCATGTGGCGGCTATCCGGGCGCACGGGCTAACGCTTGTTGACACTGCCGCTGAAACTAGCATTCGCCTTAACGCCACGACCCAGGCGGACGCTGTTGGCCAGGCCGACCTCGTTATTATCTTTGTCAAGGCCTATGCTACGCAGGCCGCCGCCCGCACCGCCGCCGGCCTGCTCGGTCCGGCTACGACCGTGCTGACCCTGCAAAACGGTTTGGGCAATGCCGAGACGTTGGCGAAAGTCCTCGGCGCCGAGCGCGTGGCCGTGGGCACCACGGCCATGGGGGCAACCCTGCTCGGCCCCGGCCGCATAAAATGCGGCGGCCACGGCCCGACCCATATCGGCAGCTTTAGCGGCGGCGCTACGCCGCGCCTGCACGACATTGCCACCATTTTCACGCGCGCCGGAATCCCCACCGTCGTGGACAATAATGCAAACGCTCTCGTCTGGGGGAAACTGATCATCAATGTTGGTATCAACGCCATTACGGCCCTTACCGGCATCCCCAACGGCCAGGTTATGGCCAACGCCGAAACGCGCGAGCTCGTCCGTCTGGCCGTAGCCGAAGCGGAAGCGGTCGCCCGGGCATCCGGCATTTCGCTCCCGGCTGCGGATTATTTCGACCAGGTGGCGGCCGTCGCTCAGGCAACGCGCGACAACCGCTCGTCCATGCTGCAAGACGTAACCCACCGCCGCCGCACGGAAATCGACGCCATCAACGGCGCCATCGTCGCCGCCGGCCAGCGGCTGGGCATCCCCACTCCCGTCAATGAGACGCTAACCCTGTTGGTCAAGACGCTTGAAAAAACTTATTTGGTTTAA